A genomic region of Clavibacter michiganensis subsp. insidiosus contains the following coding sequences:
- a CDS encoding response regulator transcription factor has translation MPPAPVRVVVVDGHPVVRAGLAALLASAVDIDVVGQAPDGDAAVALARAERPDVVLMDLRMPGLDGVGATARIREEAPDVRVLVLTTYETDASILTAIEAGASGYLLKAAPEEEILAGVRAVARGEVALAPAIAAALVRQVARPAPEPVVPTPTLSPRETEVLALVAAGRTNARIALELHVTPATVKTHLLHVFEKLGVGDRTRAVTLAMELGLLPPAARPPRG, from the coding sequence ATGCCGCCGGCACCCGTCCGCGTCGTCGTCGTCGACGGCCACCCCGTCGTCCGCGCCGGCCTCGCCGCGCTCCTCGCCTCCGCCGTCGACATCGACGTCGTGGGGCAGGCGCCCGACGGCGATGCGGCGGTCGCGCTCGCCCGCGCGGAGCGGCCCGACGTCGTCCTCATGGACCTCCGCATGCCCGGGCTCGACGGCGTCGGCGCGACCGCGCGCATCCGCGAGGAGGCGCCCGACGTGCGCGTCCTCGTCCTCACGACCTACGAGACCGACGCGAGCATCCTCACCGCCATCGAGGCGGGGGCGAGCGGCTACCTGTTGAAGGCGGCGCCCGAGGAGGAGATCCTCGCCGGCGTCCGCGCGGTGGCCCGCGGCGAGGTCGCGCTCGCGCCTGCGATCGCCGCGGCGCTGGTCCGTCAGGTGGCGCGCCCCGCCCCCGAGCCCGTCGTCCCCACGCCGACCCTCAGTCCGCGCGAGACCGAGGTGCTCGCGCTCGTGGCCGCCGGCCGCACCAACGCCCGCATCGCCCTCGAGCTGCACGTGACCCCCGCGACCGTGAAGACGCACCTGCTGCACGTCTTCGAGAAGCTCGGCGTCGGCGACCGGACCCGCGCGGTCACGCTCGCGATGGAGCTCGGCCTGCTGCCGCCCGCCGCTCGCCCCCCGCGCGGCTGA
- a CDS encoding ABC transporter permease, whose product MTAVRPARPVAARPLALPGVLPLGIHRIRYEVRRYFRQTDTIIFTFLFPVIMLSIFSVAFGSSGNLGTAPDGSGGVSAAAYYLPGMIAAGILLSGVQNLAVDIAMERSDGTLKRLAGSPLPVLSYFIGKGGQVIVTSLLQMVVLLLVARFAFGVELPTDAGRWITFAWVYALGITSSAVLGIALSRIPRSGASATAVITPIVLVLQFISGVYLTFTMLPTWLQDVAAFLPLKWMAQGMRAVFLPDALAAVERGGTWDLAGVAVVLAIWLVGGTIAAVATFRWIRRDS is encoded by the coding sequence ATGACCGCCGTCCGCCCGGCGCGCCCCGTCGCGGCCCGCCCCCTCGCCCTGCCCGGCGTCCTGCCGCTCGGGATCCACCGGATCCGCTACGAGGTACGCCGCTACTTCCGGCAGACCGACACGATCATCTTCACGTTCCTCTTCCCGGTCATCATGCTGTCGATCTTCTCGGTGGCCTTCGGGTCGTCGGGCAACCTCGGCACCGCGCCCGACGGGTCCGGCGGCGTCAGCGCCGCGGCCTACTACCTGCCGGGCATGATCGCGGCGGGCATCCTCCTCTCGGGCGTGCAGAACCTCGCGGTCGACATCGCGATGGAGCGCAGCGACGGCACGCTCAAGCGGCTCGCCGGATCCCCGCTGCCCGTGCTCTCGTACTTCATCGGCAAGGGCGGGCAGGTCATCGTGACCTCCCTGCTCCAGATGGTCGTGCTGCTGCTCGTCGCGCGGTTCGCGTTCGGCGTGGAGCTGCCGACCGACGCCGGCCGCTGGATCACGTTCGCGTGGGTGTACGCGCTCGGGATCACGTCGTCGGCCGTGCTGGGCATCGCGCTCAGCCGCATCCCGCGCTCCGGCGCCTCGGCCACGGCGGTCATCACGCCGATCGTGCTCGTGCTGCAGTTCATCAGCGGCGTCTACCTGACCTTCACGATGCTGCCGACCTGGCTGCAGGACGTCGCGGCCTTCCTGCCGCTGAAGTGGATGGCGCAGGGCATGCGCGCCGTGTTCCTGCCGGACGCGCTCGCGGCCGTCGAGCGCGGCGGCACGTGGGACCTCGCGGGCGTCGCGGTCGTCCTCGCGATCTGGCTGGTCGGCGGCACGATCGCCGCGGTCGCCACCTTCCGCTGGATCCGTCGGGACTCCTGA
- the mmsA gene encoding multiple monosaccharide ABC transporter ATP-binding protein, with translation MDDVILQMTGIVKEFTGVRALDGVDVTVRRGEVHAICGENGAGKSTLMKVLSGVYPHGSYEGTITLDGREVHYGSINDSERDGVVIIHQELALSPYLSIAENIFLGNEMSRGGVIDWNRTNLEAVKLLKRVGLDENPATRVLELGVGKQQLVEIAKALSKEVKLLILDEPTAALNDDDSAHLLGLIRLLRDDGITSIIISHKLNEIRAIADDVTVIRDGRTIETFPVTDSDEIETRIIRAMVGRPLDAQFPPRDPHIGEEKLRVEGWTVHHPVDVNRVVVDNASFHVRAGEVVGFAGLMGAGRTELAMSIFGRSYGTGITGRIFKDGTEIRTRTVSEAIKNGIAYATEDRKRYGLNLIGSITVNVSAAALSKLVKLGVIDRHREYAVADDYRKKMNIKTPDVAGVVGKLSGGNQQKVVLSKWIYSGPDVLILDEPTRGIDVGAKYEIYSIINQLAAEGKAVIVISSELPELIGLSDRIYTIAEGRLTAEVSRADATQEELMRHMTASRKSGVDQ, from the coding sequence ATGGACGACGTCATCCTGCAGATGACCGGCATCGTCAAGGAGTTCACCGGCGTGCGCGCCCTCGACGGCGTGGACGTGACCGTCCGCCGCGGCGAGGTGCACGCCATCTGCGGCGAGAACGGCGCGGGCAAGTCGACGCTGATGAAGGTGCTCAGCGGCGTGTACCCGCACGGCTCGTACGAGGGCACCATCACGCTCGACGGCCGCGAGGTCCACTACGGATCCATCAACGACAGCGAGCGCGACGGGGTGGTCATCATCCACCAGGAGCTCGCGCTCAGCCCCTACCTCTCCATCGCGGAGAACATCTTCCTCGGCAACGAGATGTCGCGCGGCGGCGTCATCGACTGGAACAGGACGAACCTCGAGGCCGTCAAGCTCCTCAAGCGCGTGGGGCTCGACGAGAACCCGGCGACGCGCGTGCTCGAGCTCGGCGTGGGCAAGCAGCAGCTCGTGGAGATCGCGAAGGCGCTGTCCAAGGAGGTGAAGCTCCTGATCCTCGACGAGCCGACCGCCGCGCTCAACGACGACGACTCGGCGCACCTGCTCGGCCTCATCCGCCTGCTGCGCGACGACGGCATCACGAGCATCATCATCAGCCACAAGCTCAACGAGATCCGGGCCATCGCGGACGACGTCACGGTCATCCGCGACGGCAGGACCATCGAGACGTTCCCCGTCACCGACTCGGACGAGATCGAGACGCGCATCATCCGCGCCATGGTCGGCCGCCCGCTCGACGCGCAGTTCCCGCCGCGCGATCCGCACATCGGCGAGGAGAAGCTGCGCGTCGAGGGCTGGACGGTGCACCACCCGGTCGACGTGAACCGCGTCGTCGTGGACAACGCGTCGTTCCACGTCCGCGCGGGCGAGGTCGTCGGGTTCGCCGGACTCATGGGCGCGGGTCGCACGGAGCTCGCGATGAGCATCTTCGGGCGTTCGTACGGCACCGGGATCACCGGCCGGATCTTCAAGGACGGCACGGAGATCCGCACCCGCACCGTGAGCGAGGCCATCAAGAACGGCATCGCCTACGCGACGGAGGACCGGAAGCGCTACGGGCTCAACCTCATCGGCAGCATCACGGTGAACGTCTCGGCCGCCGCGCTCTCCAAGCTCGTCAAGCTCGGCGTGATCGACCGGCACCGCGAGTACGCGGTCGCCGACGACTACCGCAAGAAGATGAACATCAAGACGCCCGACGTCGCGGGGGTGGTCGGCAAGCTGTCCGGCGGCAACCAGCAGAAGGTCGTCCTCAGCAAGTGGATCTACTCGGGTCCCGACGTCCTCATCCTCGACGAGCCCACCCGCGGCATCGACGTCGGGGCGAAGTACGAGATCTACAGCATCATCAACCAGCTCGCGGCCGAGGGGAAGGCGGTCATCGTCATCTCCTCCGAGCTGCCCGAGCTCATCGGCCTCTCGGACCGGATCTACACGATCGCCGAGGGGCGGCTCACCGCCGAGGTCTCCCGGGCCGACGCCACACAGGAGGAGCTGATGCGGCACATGACCGCCAGCCGGAAGTCAGGAGTCGACCAGTGA
- a CDS encoding sugar-binding protein: protein MASGRHARQISSLLLLAGVAVGMTACAPQGATTTGSGDGGGDASGTECNVGISMPTRSLERWINDGEGLKTKLEGDDCTVDLQYADNKTDAQISQIQNQVAGGAKILVVAAVDGKTLGPALEDAKSQGVTVIAYDRLINGTDAVDYYATFDNYKVGTLQGEFIRDTLDLDNAAGPFTLEPFAGSPDDNNAGFFFGGAWDVLQPYIESGKLTVPSGKSPATSADWQAIGILGWGSDDAQAEMDNRLQSFYTGGQKVQVVLSPNDSLALGIEASLASAGYAPGADWPVITGQDADKANVQAILEDKQSMTVWKDTRALGDQVQKMIGEIVAGDEVTVNDTKSYDNGNKVVPSFLLDPQVVVKDDVQKTLVDSGFLKASDVGL, encoded by the coding sequence ATGGCATCCGGACGACACGCACGACAGATCAGCTCCCTCCTCCTCCTCGCCGGCGTCGCCGTCGGCATGACCGCGTGCGCGCCGCAGGGCGCCACCACCACCGGCTCCGGCGACGGCGGCGGCGACGCCTCGGGCACCGAGTGCAACGTCGGCATCTCGATGCCGACCCGCAGCCTCGAGCGCTGGATCAACGACGGCGAGGGCCTGAAGACCAAGCTCGAGGGCGACGACTGCACCGTCGACCTCCAGTACGCCGACAACAAGACCGACGCCCAGATCAGCCAGATCCAGAACCAGGTCGCGGGCGGCGCCAAGATCCTCGTGGTCGCGGCCGTCGACGGCAAGACGCTGGGCCCGGCCCTCGAGGACGCGAAGAGCCAGGGCGTCACGGTCATCGCCTACGACCGCCTCATCAACGGCACGGACGCCGTCGACTACTACGCCACCTTCGACAACTACAAGGTCGGCACGCTGCAGGGCGAGTTCATCCGCGACACGCTCGACCTCGACAACGCGGCCGGGCCCTTCACGCTCGAGCCCTTCGCCGGCAGCCCCGACGACAACAACGCCGGCTTCTTCTTCGGCGGCGCGTGGGACGTCCTCCAGCCATACATCGAGAGCGGCAAGCTGACCGTGCCCTCGGGCAAGTCGCCCGCCACGAGCGCCGACTGGCAGGCCATCGGCATCCTCGGCTGGGGATCCGACGACGCGCAGGCCGAGATGGACAACCGCCTGCAGTCGTTCTACACGGGCGGCCAGAAGGTCCAGGTCGTGCTCTCGCCCAACGACAGCCTCGCGCTCGGCATCGAGGCGTCGCTCGCGAGCGCCGGCTACGCGCCCGGCGCCGACTGGCCCGTCATCACCGGCCAGGACGCCGACAAGGCGAACGTGCAGGCGATCCTCGAGGACAAGCAGTCCATGACCGTCTGGAAGGACACCCGGGCGCTCGGCGACCAGGTCCAGAAGATGATCGGCGAGATCGTCGCGGGCGACGAGGTCACCGTCAACGACACCAAGTCGTACGACAACGGCAACAAGGTCGTCCCGTCGTTCCTGCTCGACCCGCAGGTGGTCGTGAAGGACGACGTGCAGAAGACGCTCGTCGACTCCGGCTTCCTCAAGGCCTCCGACGTCGGCCTGTAG
- the mmsB gene encoding multiple monosaccharide ABC transporter permease has product MTVMPEQATAPNVPTPDGIKKRPRRRIDLRQYGILAALAVIILLFQVLTEGRLLYPGNVANLIQQNAYVLILAMGMVIVIIAGHIDLSVGSVVATVGAVAALSMNEWGLPWGTAVVLSLVVGALIGAWQGFWVAFVGIPAFIVTLAGMLVFRGVALVLLTGGTISGLPAEFNSIGSGNLPTTGAPDLLTLGIGALVSVALVVQQLRTRATLRKLELPRERAISFWIRTAIAVFAIMYLCYLLAYNRGTPIILIILATLVLLYSFLLTRTVFGRHVYAMGGNLFAAMMSGVKTRWVNFFIFVNMGLLAGLAGVVSTARAGSAVASAGQSFELDAIAAVFIGGAAVQGGVGTVVGAVIGGLVMGVLNQGLSILSVDAAWQQVIKGLVLLLAVAFDVYSKRRSGR; this is encoded by the coding sequence GTGACCGTCATGCCCGAGCAGGCCACCGCGCCGAACGTGCCCACGCCGGACGGGATCAAGAAGCGCCCGCGCCGCCGGATCGACCTCCGCCAGTACGGGATCCTCGCGGCGCTGGCCGTGATCATCCTGCTGTTCCAGGTCCTCACCGAGGGGCGGCTGCTCTACCCGGGCAACGTCGCGAACCTCATCCAGCAGAACGCGTACGTGCTGATCCTCGCGATGGGCATGGTCATCGTGATCATCGCGGGCCACATCGACCTGTCGGTGGGCTCGGTCGTCGCGACGGTCGGTGCCGTGGCCGCGCTCAGCATGAACGAGTGGGGGCTGCCGTGGGGGACCGCGGTCGTGCTGTCGCTCGTGGTCGGCGCGCTCATCGGGGCGTGGCAGGGCTTCTGGGTGGCGTTCGTCGGGATCCCGGCGTTCATCGTCACGCTCGCGGGCATGCTCGTCTTCCGCGGCGTCGCGCTCGTGCTCCTCACGGGCGGCACGATCTCGGGGCTCCCGGCCGAGTTCAACTCCATCGGATCGGGCAACCTGCCGACCACGGGCGCGCCCGACCTCCTCACGCTCGGGATCGGCGCGCTCGTGTCGGTCGCGCTCGTCGTGCAGCAGCTGCGCACCCGCGCGACGCTCCGCAAGCTCGAGCTGCCGCGCGAGCGGGCGATCTCGTTCTGGATCCGCACCGCCATCGCCGTCTTCGCGATCATGTACCTCTGCTACCTGCTGGCGTACAACCGCGGGACGCCGATCATCCTGATCATCCTGGCGACGCTCGTGCTGCTCTACTCGTTCCTCCTCACGCGCACGGTCTTCGGCCGGCACGTGTACGCGATGGGCGGCAACCTGTTCGCCGCGATGATGTCGGGCGTCAAGACCCGCTGGGTCAACTTCTTCATCTTCGTGAACATGGGCCTGCTCGCCGGGCTCGCGGGCGTCGTCAGCACGGCGCGCGCGGGATCCGCGGTGGCCTCGGCCGGCCAGAGCTTCGAGCTCGACGCGATCGCGGCGGTGTTCATCGGCGGCGCGGCCGTGCAGGGCGGCGTGGGCACGGTCGTCGGCGCGGTCATCGGCGGCCTCGTGATGGGCGTGCTCAACCAGGGCCTGTCGATCCTCTCGGTCGACGCGGCGTGGCAGCAGGTCATCAAGGGCCTGGTGCTGCTCCTCGCGGTCGCCTTCGACGTGTACAGCAAGCGCCGCTCCGGGCGCTGA